From one Rhizobium lentis genomic stretch:
- a CDS encoding formate--tetrahydrofolate ligase, whose product MPSMKSDIEIARAAAKKPIFEIGAKLGIPVEQLAPYGHDKAKVSAEFIAAQAGKNDGKLILVTAINPTPAGEGKTTTTVGLGDGLNRIGKKAVVCIREASLGPCFGVKGGAAGGGYAQVVPMEDINLHFTGDFHAVTSAHNLLAAMIDNHIYWGNEENIDIRRVTWRRVMDMNDRALRSMVSSLGGVANGFPRQGGFDITVASEVMAILCLATDLKDLERRLGDIIVGYRFDRTPVRARDLKADGAMAVLLKDAMQPNLVQTLENNPAFVHGGPFANIAHGCNSVTATKTALKLADYVVTEAGFGADLGAEKFFDIKCRKAGLKPNAAVIVATVRALKMNGGVKKDDLGTEDVAALKKGCSNLGRHVANVRRFGVPVVVAINHFVTDTDAEIAAVKEFVSRLGAEAILCRHWAKGSAGIEELAHKVVELAESGQAKFQPLYGDDISLFEKIEIVASKIYHAGEVTADKAVRDQLQTWEEQGYGKLPVCMAKTQYSFSTDPNLRGAPEGHIVPVREVRLSAGAGFVVAITGEIMTMPGLPKSPSAERIFLNDQGYIEGLF is encoded by the coding sequence ATGCCGTCAATGAAATCCGATATCGAAATCGCGCGCGCGGCGGCCAAGAAGCCGATCTTCGAGATCGGGGCGAAACTCGGTATACCAGTCGAGCAGCTCGCTCCTTACGGTCACGACAAGGCGAAGGTCAGCGCCGAGTTCATCGCGGCGCAGGCGGGCAAAAATGACGGCAAGCTTATCCTCGTCACCGCGATCAATCCGACGCCGGCGGGCGAAGGCAAGACGACGACGACCGTCGGTCTCGGCGATGGTCTGAACCGCATCGGCAAAAAGGCGGTCGTCTGCATCCGCGAGGCTTCCCTCGGTCCCTGCTTCGGCGTCAAGGGCGGTGCGGCCGGCGGCGGTTATGCACAGGTCGTGCCGATGGAAGATATCAACCTGCATTTCACCGGCGATTTCCATGCGGTCACCTCGGCGCACAATCTCCTGGCGGCGATGATCGACAACCACATCTACTGGGGCAATGAAGAGAATATCGACATCCGCCGCGTGACCTGGCGGCGGGTGATGGATATGAACGACCGGGCACTCAGGAGCATGGTGTCCTCGCTCGGCGGCGTCGCCAACGGCTTTCCGCGCCAGGGCGGCTTCGACATCACCGTCGCCTCCGAGGTGATGGCGATCCTCTGCCTTGCCACCGATCTCAAGGATCTGGAGCGGCGGCTCGGCGATATCATCGTCGGCTACCGCTTCGACCGGACGCCGGTGCGCGCACGCGACCTCAAGGCCGACGGCGCGATGGCGGTGCTGCTCAAGGACGCTATGCAGCCGAACCTCGTGCAGACGCTGGAAAACAATCCGGCCTTCGTGCACGGCGGACCCTTCGCCAACATCGCCCATGGCTGCAATTCGGTGACGGCAACGAAGACGGCGCTGAAGCTTGCCGATTACGTGGTGACCGAAGCGGGATTCGGGGCCGATCTCGGTGCGGAGAAATTCTTCGACATCAAATGCCGCAAGGCCGGGCTGAAACCCAATGCGGCCGTCATCGTCGCGACCGTCAGGGCGCTGAAAATGAATGGCGGGGTGAAGAAGGATGATCTCGGCACCGAGGATGTCGCGGCGCTGAAGAAGGGCTGCTCCAATCTCGGCCGGCACGTCGCCAATGTGCGCCGCTTCGGCGTGCCCGTCGTCGTCGCGATCAATCATTTCGTCACGGATACCGATGCCGAGATCGCGGCGGTGAAGGAGTTCGTCTCGAGGCTCGGCGCCGAGGCGATCCTCTGTCGGCACTGGGCCAAGGGTTCGGCCGGCATCGAGGAACTGGCGCATAAGGTGGTGGAGTTGGCCGAATCGGGCCAGGCCAAATTCCAGCCGCTCTATGGCGACGACATTTCGCTGTTCGAGAAGATCGAGATCGTCGCCTCGAAGATCTACCACGCCGGCGAAGTGACGGCCGACAAGGCGGTGCGCGATCAACTGCAGACGTGGGAGGAGCAGGGTTACGGCAAATTGCCGGTCTGCATGGCGAAGACGCAATATTCCTTCTCTACCGATCCGAACCTGCGCGGCGCGCCGGAAGGCCATATCGTTCCCGTGCGGGAGGTGCGGCTGTCGGCCGGTGCCGGTTTCGTCGTCGCGATTACCGGCGAGATCATGACGATGCCCGGCCTGCCGAAGTCGCCATCGGCGGAACGAATTTTCCTGAATGACCAAGGTTATATCGAGGGGTTGTTCTGA
- a CDS encoding helix-turn-helix transcriptional regulator: MSYMSTSQRQSLLSAELAVAGTRGQFAQALGGVSAAFGLSHATLMHAPSPEDLLLKPLLIESSLPAAYIRDFDRGNMMRGCPFGVRLRESAVPQAWHLDDAVNGQAFPAELRALMLRYAIPAGVAMPTIAVDGRRLVFWFCGERAALGQSEINELAIIILHALDAYNAVRRNEESAHNALSARELEVVRWTAQGKTSIEIGQILTLSDHTVNAYMTNAIKKLDCVNRTQLVAKAIRLKLIS, encoded by the coding sequence ATGTCTTACATGTCCACCTCTCAGAGACAGTCGTTGCTTTCGGCGGAGCTTGCAGTAGCAGGGACGCGCGGCCAGTTTGCGCAGGCGCTCGGCGGAGTGTCCGCCGCCTTCGGGCTGTCGCATGCGACGTTGATGCACGCCCCCTCGCCGGAAGACCTTCTCCTGAAACCGCTGTTGATCGAAAGCTCGCTTCCCGCAGCCTACATCCGAGATTTCGATCGCGGCAACATGATGCGCGGCTGCCCTTTTGGCGTGCGGCTGAGAGAGTCGGCCGTGCCGCAGGCTTGGCATCTCGACGATGCCGTCAATGGGCAGGCCTTTCCGGCCGAACTGCGCGCCCTGATGCTGCGCTATGCAATACCTGCCGGCGTTGCCATGCCTACCATTGCAGTCGATGGCCGGCGCCTGGTCTTCTGGTTCTGCGGCGAGCGTGCCGCGCTCGGCCAGAGCGAGATCAACGAGTTGGCGATCATCATCCTCCACGCCCTAGACGCATACAACGCCGTCAGACGGAACGAGGAAAGCGCGCACAATGCGCTGTCGGCTCGTGAACTCGAAGTCGTGCGCTGGACGGCACAGGGCAAGACCTCGATCGAGATCGGCCAGATTCTGACGCTCTCTGATCATACGGTGAATGCCTATATGACCAATGCGATCAAAAAACTTGATTGCGTCAATCGCACCCAGTTGGTAGCAAAAGCAATTCGATTGAAGCTGATCAGCTGA
- a CDS encoding PAS domain-containing protein: MSLRFEQPVIDKVEQSRAHIGITDAEIVQMVAAYRLFGFWRIDIETGHFFASQDVHTIFDLPYSDGPVNLTELMSRIHEEDRGLIAQTFEEASLQGVGFHFVYRVDNRLGGYKLVRSIGRFRDDASGSGIVGVTYEFVEKLRVVGFEDHTARRQPLTRNA; encoded by the coding sequence GTGTCTCTTCGCTTCGAACAGCCCGTCATTGACAAGGTAGAACAGTCCCGCGCCCATATCGGCATCACCGATGCGGAAATCGTCCAGATGGTTGCTGCCTATCGTCTTTTCGGCTTCTGGCGCATCGACATCGAAACCGGACATTTCTTTGCAAGCCAGGATGTCCACACGATCTTCGATCTTCCCTATAGCGACGGACCGGTCAATCTGACCGAACTGATGTCGCGCATTCACGAGGAAGACCGCGGTCTGATCGCCCAGACCTTCGAGGAGGCAAGCCTTCAGGGCGTCGGCTTCCATTTCGTCTATCGCGTCGACAACCGGCTTGGCGGCTATAAACTGGTGCGCAGCATCGGCCGCTTCCGTGACGATGCGAGCGGCAGCGGCATCGTCGGCGTCACCTACGAATTCGTAGAGAAACTGCGCGTCGTTGGCTTCGAGGATCATACAGCGCGCCGCCAGCCTCTGACGCGCAACGCTTAA
- a CDS encoding DUF2333 family protein → MLDRIAGFFRLIGQTIGRQVRLFSAWAFWPFLAAHGWYQRRSWMIRLPIIAFVALFVVLYGYFFWQTQVWSNFNTAFVEQYRLSERKVPAGQQLPAAEGAATAKTCQRSAIVDVTADLTDFNVNQNAWISSMLLYKAGFFGIDWDHTPFLDNKASFQRGINQAVRRTSAELVDTLGRVRGTSGINNDLQRARGNLQFDEHSWYFGLNPFGPKTPTPSFYRTAIGDLRKFNTDLAACNAIFDGRADNLMQFIDRIANDLGSTSDMLAERSEHHNRGWFDTRADDRFWFAYGQLYAYHAILSAAQADFSQVVQERNLGAIWGGTTRQFQAALRIQPAIISNGREDGWIMPSHLATMGFYILRVRSNLVEIRSILDR, encoded by the coding sequence ATGCTTGACCGGATAGCCGGTTTTTTCAGGCTGATCGGCCAGACGATCGGCCGCCAGGTCCGCCTGTTTTCCGCCTGGGCGTTCTGGCCCTTTCTTGCCGCGCATGGCTGGTACCAGCGCCGGAGCTGGATGATCCGGCTGCCTATCATCGCATTCGTCGCGCTCTTCGTCGTGCTTTACGGCTATTTCTTCTGGCAGACGCAGGTCTGGTCGAACTTCAACACCGCCTTCGTCGAGCAATACCGGCTTTCCGAACGCAAGGTCCCCGCCGGGCAGCAACTGCCGGCCGCCGAGGGTGCTGCGACCGCCAAAACCTGCCAGCGCTCGGCTATCGTCGACGTCACGGCCGACCTGACCGATTTCAATGTCAACCAGAACGCATGGATATCCTCCATGCTGCTCTACAAGGCGGGCTTCTTCGGTATCGACTGGGATCACACGCCCTTCCTCGACAACAAGGCTTCGTTCCAGCGCGGCATCAATCAGGCGGTTCGTCGTACTTCGGCGGAGCTTGTCGATACGCTCGGGCGCGTGCGCGGCACCTCGGGTATCAATAACGATTTGCAGCGCGCGCGCGGCAATCTGCAGTTCGACGAACACAGCTGGTATTTCGGGCTCAATCCCTTCGGTCCGAAGACGCCGACGCCTTCCTTCTATCGCACGGCGATCGGAGACCTGCGCAAATTCAACACCGATCTCGCTGCCTGCAATGCCATTTTCGACGGCCGCGCCGACAATCTGATGCAGTTCATCGACCGTATCGCCAATGATCTCGGCAGCACCTCCGACATGCTCGCAGAACGCTCGGAGCACCATAATCGCGGCTGGTTCGATACGCGTGCCGACGATCGATTCTGGTTCGCCTACGGCCAGCTCTACGCCTACCACGCAATTCTGAGCGCCGCGCAGGCCGATTTCTCGCAGGTGGTTCAGGAACGCAATCTCGGCGCGATCTGGGGCGGCACGACGCGGCAGTTCCAGGCGGCACTGCGCATCCAGCCGGCGATCATCTCGAACGGGCGCGAGGACGGCTGGATCATGCCAAGCCACCTCGCCACCATGGGCTTCTATATTCTGCGGGTGCGCTCGAACCTCGTCGAGATCCGGTCCATTCTCGATCGTTAA